Proteins encoded in a region of the Puniceibacterium sp. IMCC21224 genome:
- a CDS encoding M3 family oligoendopeptidase produces the protein MNMPRPTFDANASASAGGKDLGALPEWDLSDLYTSPDAPELKRDLDWLEQACASFATDYEGKLATLSAAGFLEAVQRQEKISSVAGRIMSFAGLRYYQLTTDSARTKFLSDTQEKITTYTTPLVFFTLELNRLEDGVLDALFAANTDLARYQPAFDRIRAMKPYQLSDEIEKFLHDMGVVGDAWERLFDETIAGLEFEIDGDALNIEATLNYLTDTDRSKRQAAAEELARVFGNNIRTFARVHNTQAKEKEIMDRWRGMPSAQAGRHLSNDVEPEVVEALRNAVVAAYPKLSHRYYNLKRKWLGLDVMQVWDRNAPLPMEDPKTVTWNDARATVMNAYGEFDPRMAEIAEPFFERGWIDAAVKPGKAPGAFAHPTVTDVHPYVMLNYLGKPRDVMTLAHELGHGVHQVLAADQGEMLSSTPLTLAETASVFGEMLTFRRMLDNAKTDAERKVLLAGKVEDMINTVVRQIAFYDFECKLHAARRSGELTPEDINALWMSVQAESLGDAFEYMPGYETFWAYIPHFVHSPFYVYAYAFGDGLVNALYAVYQEQPDGFQEKYFDMLKAGGSKHHKALLAPFGLDASDPKFWDKGLSMISGFIDELEAMEG, from the coding sequence CAGCTTTGCCACAGATTATGAGGGCAAGCTGGCAACGCTCAGCGCGGCTGGTTTCCTTGAGGCCGTGCAGCGGCAGGAAAAGATCAGCAGCGTCGCGGGTCGCATCATGTCGTTTGCGGGGCTGCGATATTACCAGCTGACCACGGACAGCGCCCGGACCAAATTCCTGTCGGACACACAGGAAAAGATCACCACCTACACCACGCCGCTGGTGTTTTTCACATTGGAACTGAACCGGCTTGAGGATGGTGTACTGGACGCGCTTTTTGCCGCCAACACCGATCTGGCGCGCTACCAGCCCGCGTTTGACCGCATCCGTGCGATGAAGCCCTACCAACTCTCGGACGAGATCGAGAAATTCCTTCACGACATGGGCGTTGTTGGCGACGCCTGGGAACGACTGTTCGATGAGACGATCGCCGGGCTGGAATTCGAAATCGACGGTGACGCGCTGAACATCGAGGCAACGCTGAACTATCTCACCGACACCGACCGCAGCAAACGTCAGGCCGCCGCCGAGGAGTTGGCCCGCGTATTTGGCAACAATATCCGGACATTCGCTCGCGTTCACAACACGCAGGCCAAAGAAAAAGAGATCATGGACCGCTGGCGCGGCATGCCCTCGGCGCAGGCCGGTCGGCACCTGTCCAACGATGTCGAACCCGAGGTGGTCGAGGCGCTGCGCAACGCCGTAGTCGCGGCCTACCCCAAGTTGTCGCACCGGTACTACAACCTGAAACGCAAATGGCTGGGGCTAGATGTGATGCAGGTCTGGGACCGCAACGCGCCCCTGCCGATGGAAGATCCCAAAACCGTGACATGGAACGATGCCCGCGCCACGGTGATGAATGCCTACGGAGAATTCGATCCCCGCATGGCCGAGATTGCCGAACCGTTCTTTGAGCGCGGCTGGATCGACGCCGCCGTGAAACCCGGCAAGGCGCCGGGGGCCTTTGCACATCCCACGGTCACGGATGTGCATCCTTACGTGATGCTGAACTACCTTGGCAAACCGCGCGACGTGATGACGCTGGCGCACGAGCTGGGTCACGGTGTGCATCAGGTTCTGGCCGCCGATCAGGGCGAGATGCTGTCCTCCACCCCGCTCACGCTGGCGGAAACCGCGTCGGTGTTTGGCGAAATGCTGACCTTCCGCCGGATGCTCGACAACGCCAAGACCGATGCCGAACGCAAGGTGCTGCTGGCTGGCAAGGTTGAGGACATGATCAACACCGTCGTGCGCCAGATCGCGTTCTACGATTTTGAATGCAAACTCCACGCGGCCCGCCGTAGCGGGGAACTGACACCCGAGGATATCAACGCGCTCTGGATGTCAGTACAGGCCGAATCGCTGGGCGATGCATTTGAATACATGCCGGGGTACGAGACCTTCTGGGCTTACATCCCTCACTTTGTGCATTCGCCGTTCTACGTCTATGCCTATGCCTTTGGCGACGGTTTGGTGAACGCGCTTTATGCCGTCTACCAGGAACAGCCCGACGGCTTTCAGGAGAAATACTTTGACATGCTCAAGGCGGGTGGGTCCAAACATCACAAGGCGCTGCTCGCGCCCTTTGGCCTCGATGCATCCGATCCCAAGTTCTGGGACAAAGGCCTGTCGATGATCTCGGGCTTCATTGACGAGCTGGAGGCGATGGAGGGGTAA
- a CDS encoding DksA/TraR family C4-type zinc finger protein translates to MAGGWTRDGAVSEQIEASIADELARLKARRGPMGESALVCVECEEVIPEKRRLAIPGVKLCIECQQERDVSFKARGGINRRGSKDSQLK, encoded by the coding sequence ATGGCCGGAGGATGGACCCGCGACGGCGCGGTCAGTGAACAGATCGAAGCGTCCATTGCGGACGAACTGGCGCGGCTCAAGGCCCGGCGGGGACCGATGGGCGAAAGTGCCCTGGTCTGTGTGGAATGCGAAGAGGTGATCCCCGAGAAACGGCGTCTGGCGATTCCCGGGGTCAAACTGTGCATCGAGTGTCAACAAGAGAGGGACGTGTCCTTCAAGGCGCGCGGTGGAATCAACCGGCGGGGTTCAAAAGATTCACAGTTGAAGTGA
- a CDS encoding thermonuclease family protein, giving the protein MSAAADPQGALGVIDGDTFVVDGMRIRLFAVDAPEADQLCGGDQIPVWECGAWVTQQVRERFDGQQAVCKGRELDRYGRLVATCRVAGADLGATLVQDGLVFAYRKYGWDYDLEEKAAVIAGRGLHAGSVQAPAAFRLAGRKAQSSGAAQSSAPEGCAIKGNISAKDVRIYHVPGQRWYAETRISVTKGERWFCSEAEAQQAGWRRAKQ; this is encoded by the coding sequence ATGTCTGCTGCGGCGGATCCGCAGGGTGCATTAGGCGTGATTGATGGCGACACATTTGTGGTTGACGGGATGCGGATACGGCTTTTCGCCGTCGATGCGCCCGAAGCCGACCAGTTGTGCGGTGGTGATCAGATCCCGGTTTGGGAATGCGGTGCATGGGTTACGCAGCAGGTGCGCGAACGGTTTGATGGCCAGCAGGCTGTCTGCAAAGGCCGCGAGCTTGATCGCTACGGGCGGCTTGTGGCGACCTGCCGCGTCGCCGGGGCTGATCTGGGGGCAACGCTGGTCCAAGATGGGCTGGTGTTTGCCTATCGCAAATACGGCTGGGATTATGATCTTGAGGAAAAGGCGGCTGTGATCGCTGGGCGCGGTCTGCATGCCGGGTCGGTACAGGCGCCCGCAGCGTTTCGTCTGGCTGGGCGCAAGGCGCAGTCCAGCGGCGCAGCACAGTCGTCGGCCCCAGAAGGTTGTGCAATCAAGGGCAACATTTCGGCCAAAGACGTGCGGATCTATCACGTTCCGGGCCAGCGCTGGTACGCGGAAACAAGGATATCGGTGACCAAGGGAGAGCGATGGTTCTGCTCTGAGGCGGAGGCCCAGCAGGCAGGCTGGCGTCGCGCCAAACAGTGA